The Streptomyces hundungensis genome contains the following window.
GCCGAGAGTGGCTCGTCCGTTCGGCGCAGCGCGCCAGGAGCAGGATCGTCCCCCGGGATGATCTGCCCGGGTCGGGCCCTTGCGAGAGTTGATGACCGTCCGCCCACCAAGCACCGCCCACCCAGCACGGCTCGCCCATCGAAGGGAAGACCTCCATGTTCTTGTTGCGCCCGGACCACCGACGCGCACGCCTCGCCGGCACCACCGCCGCACTGGCCGCGGCGCTGCTGGTGACGGTGGTGCCGGCCCAGGCCGCACCCTCTCCCACACCCGCCGCCGCTTCCGCCGCCGAATCCGCGGCCGCCATCTCGGGCGGCCTGGACCGCAAGGCCCTCGGTGCCTCGCTCGACGCGGTGCACACGGCGGGCATGTACGGAGCCAACGCGGCGGTCCGGGACGGCGAACAGCGGTGGCTGGGTGCCACAGGGGTCGCCGACATCGGCACCGGGCGCCCCATGCGACCCAATCTCCAGTACCGCGTGGGCAGTGTCACCAAGGCGTTCACCTCGGTGGCCGTGCTCCAGCAGGTGGCCAAGGAGCGCATCGACCTGGACGCCCCGATCGGCCGCTATCTGCCCGAGACCGTGCCCGGCGAACGAGGGCGGGCCATCACGGTACGGATGCTGCTCAATCACACCAGCGGCATAGGTGACTACGTCCTGGGCGCGTTCCCCTCCCTGGGGCAGTCGTCGACCAAGAGCCTGGACGACAACCGCTTCCGGCGCTTTTCCCCGGAGGAGTTGGCCCGCCTCGGCCTCGATGCGGCGCCCACCGGCCGGCCGGGTGAGAAGTGGTCGTACTCCAACACCAACTACGTCATCGCCGGAATGCTGATCCGGAAGGTCACGGGCGAGGACGCCGAGGCCTACATCACGCGCGCGGTCATCCAGAAGGCGGGCCTGCGCGACACCTACTTCCCGCGCTCGCCCCGAATCGCCGGCCCCCACCCCAGGATGTACGAGTCGTTCTACGGGCTGATCGATCCGCCGCGCGACTACAGCGTGTACGACATGTCATGGGCCGGGACCGCGGGCGCGCTGGTCTCCACCACCGCCGACCTCGAGGACTTCTACCGCAAGCTCCTGCGGGGCCGGCTCCTGCCCGCGGCCCAGCTCCACGAGATGCAGACCACGGTCCCCGTCCTCGATGACGCCGGGACGACCGTGATGAACTACGGCCTCGGCATCTACGTCGTGGAGCTGCCGTGCGGACGGTTCTGGGGTCATGACGGAGCGGTCTTCGGGGCGGGCGCCAACGTGTTGTCCAGTGTGGACGGCAAACGCCAGCTGGCCCTGACGTACAACTTGATGAAGTATCAGAAAGTTGGCACTGACGGGAAGTTGGAGCCCAGCCCCATAGATGCGGCGCTCAACGCATTCGCGTTGCAGGCGCTGTGCCCCGCGGGGACGGGGGAGCGGACGGCCGGGCCCGCCGCCCCGGCCGCACCGCTGCCGCGCACACAGGACCTCGCCCCGGCCACGGCCCCGCGCCGCTGAACCCAACGGCATCCGCCCCTTTGTGGTCCGGTCCGGACCACAAAGGGGCGGATCACGTTTCGGGTGGCAGGGTCACTTGCCGAAGGACAGCGCCGCGTGCGAACTGTCGCCGGCCTTCGGGGTCTTCACGAGCGTGCTGAGCACGAACACACGACCGCCGGACCAGGCGAGCCGGGGGAAGAAGAAATACCTTTCGGCTCCCGACGCGGCCTGCGGGCTCTGGAGCAGCACCTGCGGGGCGCCGCCCGTCGGCGCCACGCTCGCGACCGCCGCGGGCAGGTCGTGGCCGGCGTGCAGATACACCACGAGCTTGCCGTCCTCGATGGCGAGCGGGCGCACCTCGCGGGTCTGGGGCGGGCTCGCGCGCCACTTCTCCTTGCCGGTGTTCAGATCCACGGCGACGATCTGGGTTCCGTCGGCCTCTTTGGTCACGTCGGTCTCGTTGCCGTCGCCCGCGAGGTACAGGGTCTGGGCGTCGGCCACCGCGCCGTAGCAGTCCTGGAGCCGGTCCACGCTCTGGCCGAAACCGCTGCACACGCCGGGAAGCTGGAACTTGGGCTCGGTCTGGGAGCGGAGCTTTCCGTCCGCGGCGAAGACCAGGATCTTCCACGTCTTGCCTTCGTGCGGCAGCGCGGTCACCACCAGCGGATCCACCGAGAGGACCTGGCCGATGCGCCAGCTCTTGTCGTACTGGTAGCTCCACTTGGGTTTGCCCGTCGCCGGGTCGAGTTCCTGGAGCAGGTCGCCCGGCTGATCGTGGGGATCGGCCCCGTTGAAGCAGTAGCCCGCACTGATCAGCCGGGTCCCTCCGGCGAAGGCCTGCGAGGAGCATCCGCCGCTCTTCTGGACGTCGTACAGCTTGTGGCCGTCGACGACTGAGAACCCGGTCGCGCCGCCCGCCCACGCCATGGCGACGGTGTCGCCCGTGATCGCCATCTGAAGGGTGAGCGCCGCAGTGCCCCGGCGGTCCTCGGTCCTGACGGTCTTCCAGCCGGCCTTGCCGGTGGCGAGGTCGACCTGCTGGAGGATGGTGCAGTGAGCGCCCTTGTTGTTGTTCTCCAGGAGGCCGACGACCAGCTTGTTCTGCGCGGAGGGGGCGCGCGGCACACCGCACAGGGGGGTGTCGAAGGTGACCTTCCAGCGCTGTTTGCCGTCGGCCGCGCCGTACCCGGCGACCTCCTTGTACAGCGCCCTGGCCATGACGTCACCGACCGGCCAGGGCCCGTACTGCTCGGCGCCGCTCTGGGTGAGCGGGGTTTCGTTCTCGTTGAGCCAGACGCGCGCCTCGCCCGCCTTGATGTTCGCGTTGGGGTCGTAGTCCCCGCCGCCTATACCGGTGCCCTTGCCGTCGCCCTGGTCGACGGTCGGCGAATCGGACGGACCTGACGGGGTGGGCGAGGCGTGGGGCGCCGCGGTCGGCGACCCGCCCTTGTGGCCGGTGACCGCGAAGTACACCCCGCCGCCCACCACCAGAAGTCCCGCCACCACGGCGGCGAGGATCACCCGGCGGTTGCCCCCGAGCAGTCCGCCGCGGGAGGGCGGGGGCGGTAGGGAGCCCGGGGGAGCGGAAGGCTGCCCGGAAGCGCCGTAGATCCCCGGCTGCCCCGGCGTCCCGTAGGTCCCTGGCTGCGCGGGGGGCCCAAAGGCGCCCGGTTGATGGGGAGTTGCATACGTCCCCGGCTGAGGGGGCCCGGGCGCGCTGTAGGGCCCCGGCTGCTGCCCAGCGGGCGTAAAGGCCTCCGGGTGCTGCGGGTGTCCATGCGGGTATCCATAGGGCCCCGGTTGCCCTGGTGGCGCGTAAGGGCCTGGTTGCGCGGGAGTGCCAAAGGGACCCGGTTGCACCGGAGTTGTGGAGGGCCCGGGTTGCGCGGGAGCGCCGTAGGGTCCTGGTTGCCCCGGTGTTCCGTAGGTTCCCGGCTGCCCCGGTGTCCCATACGTCCCCGGTTGCGCGGGCGGTCCAAAGGCGCCCGGCTGTAAGGGAGTTCCGTATGCGCCCGGCTGGGGCTGGGGCTGGGGCTGGGGCTGGGGGTAAGGGGGTATGGGCGCGGGGCCCTGTGTCGGTCCCGACGTCGGTCCCGGAACCTGAGCCGGTCCCGGGGCCGCCGGATCGTAGCCGAACTGGGCCGGTGGCGGCTGTCTTTGGTCCGGGGTGGGCGGCGGGGGGCCGGCCGGCGTCCAGGGGGCGGCGTCCGGACGGTTCGGTTCCGCTGTGTCATCGGGTTCCGGCAGTTCACCGGGGTCGTGGGCGGTCATGGGCCCAGTGTGACCCGAGGCGCTCCACGGGAGGGAGAGCGTCTCCGAACCGACCGCAACAGGCGGTGGGCAAAGCCCAGTTGGGGGTGGCCTGATTCGAATGGGCCGTGTTCCCAAGTGCCGTTGTCGTCCCCATGCTCGGGCGGGGGGCCGGCGAAGGAGTGAGAGGGGACGGGTACGCGATGAGCGAAGACCAGCCGACCGGTTCGGCGGCGTCCGTGGGGGTGGAGGTGGCGGACGCCCCCGCCGCACAGGCGATGGCCCGGTTCGACGCGATCTACGACCAGCCCGACCCCCGGGCCTACTTCCGGGCCCTGGGCCCGCTCGCCTACCGCACACCCGGCCACGCCCAGCACATCTTCCGCCGACTGAAACAGGCGCTGTCGACCGGCCCGGCCACGACGCCCCTGACCGTGCTCGACCTGTGCTGTTCGTACGGGATCAACGCGGCCCTGCTGAACCACGACGTGACCCTGGAGGACCTGTACGACCGCTACACCTCCCGCGAGGCCGCCGCGATGAGCACGTCCCAACTGATCGACTGGGACCGGGAGTTCTTCGCCGCGCGGCGCCGCCGGGACCCGGCCCGTGTCATCGGGCTCGACACCGCGGCCAGGGCCGTCGCCTACGGGCGTGCCGTCGGGCTGCTCGCGGACGGGTTCGCCGAGAACCTGGAGTCGGCTCCGCCCGGGCCCGCCCTGCGGCGGGCGGTGCGGGACGCCCGTCTGATCACCGTCACGGGCGGCTCCAGCTTTCTGTCGCACCGCACCTTCAGGCCGTTGCTCTCGGCGGCGCGCGGGCCCGTGTGGGTCGCCGCCTTCGTCCTGCGCACCACCTCGTACACGAGCGTCGGTGACTGCCTCGCCGCGTTCGGCCTCGCCACCGAGCGGGCCGCGCCCACCTACCCCCAGCGTCGCTTCACCGACGAGGGCGAACGGCGCTATGCCATCGACGCGGTGGTCGCGGCCGGCCTCGACCCCGAGGGCAAGGAGTGCGACGGCCACTTCCACACGGCACTGCACCTGTCGCGTCCCACCAGCGACGTGGTGATGACGCCGCTCGACACCCTGGTGCCGTAGTACCGGGACATGCCGCTGCCGCCCCACGGTCGCGGGGCGACAGCGGCGTACTCGATCAGCTACGGGCAGGGGCGTTCGCCGGCGTCACATTGACCGCGGCCCAGGCCTTGTTCACGGTCGCGTACTCGGTGCTGCTCGCGCCGTAGAGGTCGGCCGCCGCGCTCAGCGTGGCGGTGCGGGCGTCGTGGAAGTCGGTCGTGGAGACCATGTACCGGGTGAGCGCCCGGTAGAAGATCGCCGTCGCCTTGTCCCGGCCGATGCCGGCCACGGTGGAGCCGTCGTAGGTCGGCGAGTCGTAGGCCACGTTGTTGATGGTCTTCTTGCCGCTGCCCTCGGCCAGCAGGTAGTACGCGTGCGAGGAGACGCCGGAGCCGGCGTGGACCTCGGTGTCGTACGACGCCTTCGACCAGTAGTCGACCGTGCCCTCCAGCTTGTCGAGGGAGGGCTTGTCCAGGCGGCGCAGGAACGTCTGCTGGAGGCCGAGCTTCTCGCCCATCAGGTAGTTGGGCGGGTTGTTGGGGTTGTTGGTCGCGAACTCGACGGCGCTGCCGAAGATGTCGGCCAGCGACTCGTTCAGCGAGCCGGGCTCGCCGAACTGGTTGTCGTCGGCGTCGACGCGGGTCGGCTGGAGGTTGGCCGTCGCGTCCACGACGCCGTGGGTGAGCTCGTGGCCGGTGACGTCGAGGACGACCAAGGGCTGGGCGAAGGTCTGTCCGTCACCGTCGCCGTACAGCATGCAGCCGCAGTCGGAGTCCCAGAAGGCGTTGCCGACGTTGGTGCCGAAGTGCACCAGCGCGTGGGCGCCGGCCCCGTCGTTCTTGATGCCGTTGCGGCCCAGGGTCTTCTTGTAGAAGTCCAGGGTGCTGACGATCCCGTACTGCGCGTCGACGGCGGCGGTGGCGCGGTTGGTCGCCTTGCCGGTGCCCCAGCGGTTGGTGGTGCTGGTGAACGCCTTGCCGCCGGAGAACTTCTCCAACTGCTTGTTGCCGGCGTCGCGGGTCTCGGTCTGGCCGCGGCTGGGGTCCTTGAGGGTGAACGCGCTCGTCGCGGTCTGCGTGGTGGTCAGCGGCACGCTGCCCACGAACAGGGACGCGCCGGTGCCGTTCGCCGCCGCCGGGAAGCCGGTCGCCCGGGAGGAGGCGAAGGGGGCGGGGAGGCGGTGCCCAGGGCGGGGCTCAGCTTCTGGCCGCTCTTGCGGAGCTTGTCCTGCACCCGCGGCGACAGGAAGGAGTCGTCGGCCGGGGTGTTGCTGAGGACGGTCCCGGTCGCCGCGTCGACGACGACGACGCGGCTGCCGGACTCGGTGGTGGCGCTGTCCGTCACCTGGATCCGGTAGGCGAGCGCCGAGTGTCCGGCGCGGGCGTCCACCACGAGCTGGGCGGCGCCCGCGGTGCCCTTGGCGGTGGCGGCGGCCTTGGCCTGGGCCTGTCCGGCCGTCAGCTTGGCGGCGGTGCCGGCGACGTCGACCTGGCCGCGCAGCGCCCGGGTCACACTGGCGTAGCCGGATCTCTTGTCGAGGTGGATGACCAGGTCTCCGCCGAGGACCGGGAGGCCGCGGTGCGAGCGGACGAAGCGGACGTGCTGCTTGCCGTCCGGGTCGACCAGCACGTCGGTGGCCTGAAGCGTGTCGTCCGTGCCGACGCCGGTCGCCGAGGCGTGGGCGAGGGCCGCGGCGCGGGCCGCGTCGATCACCGGCTGGAAACCGGCGGTGGCGGCGGGGGCGGTGGCCCCCGGAGCGGCGGGTGCGGCGAAGGCCGTGGCCCCGCCTCCCGCGCTGATGGTGACGGCCGTGGTGACGGCCAGGGCTATCGCCAGGCTGCGTATGTGGGGTGTACGCACGGTGGGGGGTCCTTAGTGGTGCGGGGGCGGTCGGCTCAACAACCACCCGTACGCACGGTGCTGTTGTGCACCGCGGGGACCATGAGGTCCCGGCCGGAACCCTGCTATGTCTGGCATGAACATGTAAAGAGGGATGATCGAATTCCGTGCTCCCGGAACCCAGATTTAACAATCAACGGTCATCCGAGTGGCCAAAAGGTGTCCAACGTCCGCACTTACCGGCCCAGATGCGAGATCGAACGGAAAGGTTGCCTCGCCCGCCCGTGTTCCGTGCGGCGCCGGGGCACGTATCACCGGCTTGTCGAACGAACCCGGCGGGTACGTCCGTTGGTGACCGGAACCGGACGAAGTTCATCCTTTTCCGGCGTACGCACCGCCCGTCACGGAAAGGTAGGTGGCGTGCCAACGGACGACGAAACGGCCGACGGATTCGCAGCCGAGCTGCGGCGCCTGCGAGGCCTGCGCAAGGTATCCCTCACCGGACTGGCCCGCTCGATCCACTACAGCAAGGGATACCTCAGCAAGATCGAGAACGGCAGCAAGCCCCCCACCCTCGACGTGGCCCGCCGCTGCGACGACGCCCTCGACGCGGGAGGCGCCCTCCTGCGCCTGGTCCCCGAACCGGCGAACGTCCCCGCGCCCCGCACCGCTCAGGGCGGCCCCGCCGAGTCGGCCCTGTGCCCCTATCGGGGACTCGCCGCCTACGGCCCCCAGGACGCCGAGTGGTTCTACGGCCGCGAAAGCGCGACGGCCGAACTCGCGGGTCGGCTCGCCGAACGCATGGGCCGCGGGCCGCTGGCCGTCGTCGCCCCCTCCGGCGCCGGAAAGTCCTCGCTCCTTCAGGCCGGGCTGCTGCCCGCACTGCGCCGCGGCGCCCTGCCCGTACCCGGCTCCGGCCTGTGGCCCGTCGTCGTGTGCACCCCGACCGCCCACCCGCTCAAGGAACTCCTGCGCTGCGCGGCCGACGTGCTCGGCTCGGCGGGCGCGGAGATCACCCCCGAGGCGCTGGTGCGACGCCCCGCCGCCTTGCTCGACGCGTCCACCGAGCGAGGCGGCCAGGGCGGCCTCGTCCTGCTGGTCGACCAGTTCGAGGAGGCCTTCACCCTCTGCGAGAACGACCGCGAGCGCCGTGACTTCGTCGCCGTGCTCCACACCCTGGCCACCGCCCGCGCCGCCGACGGCACCACCGCGCGCACCGTCGTCGTGGTCGGTCTGCGCGCCGACTTCTGCGGCCGCTGCCTGGACCACCCCCGGCTCGTGGAGGTCTTCACCCACGGCCTGTTCGCCCTCGGTCCGATGTCCAACGCCCAACTGCGCCAAGCCATCACAGGACCCGCCGAACGAGCGGGACTCAGCCTCGAACCCGGCCTGGTGGAGCTCCTGTTGAGGGATCTCGGCACCGACTCGGCGGCCTCCGTCGGCTCGCTCCCGCTGCTCGCCCACGCCCTGCTCGTCACCTGGCAGCAGCGCACCAGCCGCACCCTGACCGTGGCCGGCTACGAGACGACGGGCGGCATCCACGGCGCCGTCGCCCGCACCGCCGAATCCGTCTACGGACGACTCGATCCAGCAGAACAACTGGCGGCGCGCCGGCTCCTGGTACGCCTCGTCCATGTCGCGGACGACACCGCCCAGACCCGCAAACCCGTCGAACGCGAGTTCCTGATCCGGCAGTTGGGCGACCCCGAGCCCGCCACCCGGGCCCTCGACGCCTTCGTACGGGCCCGTCTGGTGACCGCGGGCAGCGAAACGGTGGAGATCACCCATGAGGCACTCCTGCACGCCTGGCCCCGGCTGCGCGGCTGGATCGACGCCGACCGCTCCGGCCTGGTACTGCGCCAAGAGGTCTCCGACGCGGCCACCCAGTGGGTGCGGGCGGGGCGAGATCCGAGCCTGCTCTACCGCGGCAGCCGGCTCGCCGCCGTCCGCGACCACGCGCGGCACGCCCAGCACATCGGTCAACTCGGGCCGCAGGAGCGGGAGTTCATTGCTGCGTGCGAGGCGGAGGAAGGGCGCGGACTGCGCGGCGCGCGACGCCAGATCCGCATCCGCCGCACCCTGCTCGTCACCCTGGCCGGACTGCTCGCGCTCGCGGTGACGGCCGGGGCACTCGCCTTCCAGCAGAGCCGGCGAGCCCTGCAAGAGA
Protein-coding sequences here:
- a CDS encoding serine hydrolase domain-containing protein, whose translation is MFLLRPDHRRARLAGTTAALAAALLVTVVPAQAAPSPTPAAASAAESAAAISGGLDRKALGASLDAVHTAGMYGANAAVRDGEQRWLGATGVADIGTGRPMRPNLQYRVGSVTKAFTSVAVLQQVAKERIDLDAPIGRYLPETVPGERGRAITVRMLLNHTSGIGDYVLGAFPSLGQSSTKSLDDNRFRRFSPEELARLGLDAAPTGRPGEKWSYSNTNYVIAGMLIRKVTGEDAEAYITRAVIQKAGLRDTYFPRSPRIAGPHPRMYESFYGLIDPPRDYSVYDMSWAGTAGALVSTTADLEDFYRKLLRGRLLPAAQLHEMQTTVPVLDDAGTTVMNYGLGIYVVELPCGRFWGHDGAVFGAGANVLSSVDGKRQLALTYNLMKYQKVGTDGKLEPSPIDAALNAFALQALCPAGTGERTAGPAAPAAPLPRTQDLAPATAPRR
- a CDS encoding PQQ-binding-like beta-propeller repeat protein — encoded protein: MVAGLLVVGGGVYFAVTGHKGGSPTAAPHASPTPSGPSDSPTVDQGDGKGTGIGGGDYDPNANIKAGEARVWLNENETPLTQSGAEQYGPWPVGDVMARALYKEVAGYGAADGKQRWKVTFDTPLCGVPRAPSAQNKLVVGLLENNNKGAHCTILQQVDLATGKAGWKTVRTEDRRGTAALTLQMAITGDTVAMAWAGGATGFSVVDGHKLYDVQKSGGCSSQAFAGGTRLISAGYCFNGADPHDQPGDLLQELDPATGKPKWSYQYDKSWRIGQVLSVDPLVVTALPHEGKTWKILVFAADGKLRSQTEPKFQLPGVCSGFGQSVDRLQDCYGAVADAQTLYLAGDGNETDVTKEADGTQIVAVDLNTGKEKWRASPPQTREVRPLAIEDGKLVVYLHAGHDLPAAVASVAPTGGAPQVLLQSPQAASGAERYFFFPRLAWSGGRVFVLSTLVKTPKAGDSSHAALSFGK